The Candidatus Neomarinimicrobiota bacterium DNA window TGTTCTCATCCTTGTATTTCAAAACCTCATTGATCTGATCTGGAGAGAGATAATTTTCAGAAACCAGTACCTGTCCAAGCGTCTGATTCATTTACCGAGCCTCCACAGCTTCAGCGGTATCATCTTTCACCGGTTTATTTTTATTAAGAAGCTGGATCAGTTCATCAGTGAGATGATTTGCATCTATGGGCTTTCTCAGAAACAGGCTTCCCCCCACTCTCCTTGAGTTTAGGATATCATCAGGATCTTCCCTCGAGGAGATAAAAACAACATGTATATCCTTATATCGGCTATCACTTTTTAAAAGTTTGCATACGTGAAAACCATTCAGGTACGGTAGCGCAATATCCATGATAACCACACCAGGTTTATTCTTCTGGGCCATCCGAAGACCCTCAGTCCCGTCACTGCTCACCAGGACCTCGATACCGAGACCTTCAAGGTGATTTCGGCACTGTCCTATGAAAACATCGTCTGTATCTATAATGAGTATTTTATTGTCCATTAATTTTTCACGGCTTAGGAGACAATAGATGGTGTAATGAAAATAAGCAACTCTCTCTGGGAAGTTTTTGTAACAGTATTTGTGAACAGTTTTCCAATAATGGGAATATTCCCTAAAAATGGGACTTTATCCACCGCTTGGCTCTCATCATTTAAAATGAGCCCGCCGATCAACAGCGTCCT harbors:
- a CDS encoding response regulator encodes the protein MDNKILIIDTDDVFIGQCRNHLEGLGIEVLVSSDGTEGLRMAQKNKPGVVIMDIALPYLNGFHVCKLLKSDSRYKDIHVVFISSREDPDDILNSRRVGGSLFLRKPIDANHLTDELIQLLNKNKPVKDDTAEAVEAR